From a region of the Neobacillus niacini genome:
- the rplA gene encoding 50S ribosomal protein L1: MAKKGKKYLEAAKLVDNTKAYPVAEAIELAKQTNFAKFDATLEVAFRLGVDPKKADQQIRGAVVLPNGTGKTQRVLVFAKGEKVKEAEAAGADYVGDAEYINKIQQGWFEFDVIVATPDMMGEVGKLGRTLGPKGLMPNPKTGTVTFDVTRAINEIKAGKVEYRVDKAGNIHVPIGKSSFENEKLVENFKTVFETMLKVKPAAAKGTYMKNVTVTSTMGPGVKVDPSSVTVK; the protein is encoded by the coding sequence ATGGCTAAAAAAGGTAAGAAGTATTTAGAAGCTGCTAAGCTTGTTGATAACACAAAAGCTTACCCAGTTGCTGAAGCAATCGAACTTGCAAAGCAAACAAACTTCGCTAAATTTGATGCAACTCTTGAAGTAGCATTCCGTTTAGGTGTAGACCCTAAGAAAGCTGATCAGCAAATTCGTGGTGCAGTAGTACTTCCGAATGGAACTGGTAAGACTCAACGCGTATTAGTATTCGCTAAGGGTGAAAAAGTGAAAGAAGCAGAAGCTGCTGGTGCAGATTATGTTGGCGATGCAGAATACATCAACAAAATCCAACAAGGTTGGTTTGAATTCGATGTAATCGTAGCAACTCCTGACATGATGGGTGAAGTGGGTAAACTTGGTCGTACATTAGGACCAAAAGGTTTAATGCCAAACCCTAAAACTGGAACAGTTACATTTGATGTAACTCGTGCGATCAACGAAATCAAAGCAGGTAAAGTTGAGTACCGTGTTGATAAAGCTGGAAATATCCACGTTCCAATCGGTAAATCATCTTTTGAAAACGAAAAACTTGTTGAGAACTTCAAAACTGTATTCGAAACAATGTTAAAAGTTAAGCCTGCAGCTGCAAAGGGAACATACATGAAGAACGTAACTGTTACTTCAACAATGGGACCTGGCGTGAAGGTTGATCCTTCATCAGTTACAGTTAAGTAA
- the rplK gene encoding 50S ribosomal protein L11, whose product MAKKVIKVVKLQIPAGKANPAPPVGPALGQAGVNIMGFCKEFNARTADQAGLIIPVEITVFEDRSFTFITKTPPAAVLLKVAAGIQSGSGQPNRNKVATVKRNTVREIAEQKMPDLNAASVEAAMRMVEGTARSMGIVIED is encoded by the coding sequence GTGGCTAAAAAAGTAATTAAAGTTGTTAAATTACAAATCCCTGCTGGGAAAGCGAATCCTGCACCACCAGTTGGACCTGCATTAGGTCAAGCCGGTGTTAACATCATGGGATTCTGTAAAGAATTTAACGCTCGTACAGCAGATCAAGCTGGATTAATCATTCCTGTTGAAATCACGGTATTTGAAGACCGTTCATTTACATTTATTACGAAAACTCCTCCTGCTGCAGTTCTTTTAAAAGTAGCAGCTGGAATCCAGTCTGGTTCAGGCCAGCCTAACCGTAATAAGGTAGCAACAGTTAAGCGTAATACAGTACGCGAGATTGCGGAACAGAAAATGCCTGACCTAAACGCAGCAAGCGTTGAAGCAGCAATGCGCATGGTTGAAGGTACTGCACGCAGCATGGGTATCGTTATCGAAGACTAA
- the nusG gene encoding transcription termination/antitermination protein NusG produces MEKNWYVLHTYSGYENKVKANLEKRVESMGMTDKIFRVVVPEEEETEIKNGKTKVVKRKVFPGYVLVEIVMTDDSWYVVRNTPGVTGFVGSAGAGSKPTPLLPEEVVGILKRMGVDEKRIDVNYEIGETVRVKEGPFTNFTGTVEEMDKDKSKLKVLVNMFGRDTPVELEFTQIEKL; encoded by the coding sequence ATGGAAAAGAATTGGTATGTATTACATACTTACTCAGGTTATGAGAATAAAGTAAAAGCAAATTTAGAAAAACGTGTTGAATCAATGGGTATGACAGATAAGATATTTAGAGTTGTTGTTCCTGAAGAAGAAGAAACTGAAATAAAAAATGGGAAAACGAAGGTAGTTAAACGAAAAGTATTCCCTGGTTATGTACTTGTTGAAATCGTAATGACAGATGATTCATGGTACGTAGTGCGGAATACACCAGGAGTTACTGGGTTCGTAGGCTCTGCTGGTGCAGGATCTAAACCTACTCCACTTCTTCCTGAAGAAGTGGTTGGAATCCTAAAACGCATGGGTGTTGATGAAAAACGCATCGATGTTAATTATGAAATTGGTGAAACCGTTCGGGTTAAAGAAGGTCCATTTACAAACTTTACAGGAACAGTTGAAGAAATGGATAAAGACAAGTCCAAACTTAAAGTTCTTGTTAATATGTTTGGTCGTGACACCCCGGTAGAACTAGAATTCACACAGATTGAAAAGCTGTAA
- the secE gene encoding preprotein translocase subunit SecE has translation MQRLKNFFSDIFREMRKVSWPKRKELTRYTITVFSTVAFFALFFGVLDLGISKLIRLILE, from the coding sequence ATGCAACGCTTAAAGAATTTCTTCAGTGATATTTTCCGTGAAATGAGAAAAGTTAGTTGGCCAAAACGTAAAGAACTAACACGCTATACTATTACGGTTTTCTCAACAGTTGCTTTCTTCGCATTGTTTTTTGGTGTCCTAGATTTAGGCATTTCAAAATTGATTCGTCTTATTCTTGAATAA
- the rpmG gene encoding 50S ribosomal protein L33 — MSKKIILACAECGSRNYSTHANPLQSERLELKKYCKTCASHTIHKETK, encoded by the coding sequence ATGAGTAAAAAGATTATTCTGGCATGTGCTGAATGTGGTTCGCGTAATTACTCCACCCATGCAAATCCGTTGCAATCAGAACGATTGGAATTAAAAAAGTATTGCAAAACATGCGCCTCCCATACAATCCACAAAGAAACAAAATAA
- the sigH gene encoding RNA polymerase sporulation sigma factor SigH produces the protein MEDEGIVDLVHQGNSEALDYLIHKYRNFVRAKARSYFLIGADKEDIVQEGMIGLYKAIRDFREDKLTSFKAFAELCITRQIITAIKTATRQKHIPLNSYVSLDKPIYDEESDRTLMDVLSGAKVLDPEELIINQEEFDHIEVKMTELLSDLERKVLALYLDGQSYQEISEELNRHVKSIDNALQRVKRKLERYLEIREFSL, from the coding sequence ATGGAAGACGAGGGAATTGTTGATCTAGTGCACCAAGGTAATAGTGAGGCACTTGATTATTTAATTCACAAATATCGTAATTTTGTACGTGCAAAGGCAAGATCCTACTTCCTAATCGGAGCAGATAAGGAAGATATAGTCCAAGAGGGAATGATTGGGCTGTATAAGGCAATTCGTGATTTTCGTGAGGACAAACTCACATCTTTTAAAGCGTTTGCAGAGCTGTGCATCACCAGACAAATCATTACCGCTATCAAAACAGCAACAAGGCAAAAGCATATACCGCTAAATTCCTATGTATCATTGGACAAGCCTATATACGATGAAGAGTCGGACCGCACCCTTATGGACGTCCTATCCGGTGCGAAGGTTCTTGATCCGGAAGAATTGATTATTAACCAAGAAGAATTTGATCACATCGAAGTAAAGATGACTGAATTATTAAGCGATCTAGAACGAAAGGTTTTGGCACTATACCTCGATGGACAATCGTACCAAGAAATATCTGAAGAGCTTAACCGTCATGTAAAATCTATTGATAATGCCCTACAGCGCGTGAAAAGGAAATTAGAGCGTTATTTAGAAATTAGGGAATTTAGTCTTTAA
- a CDS encoding NYN domain-containing protein: MDILLVDGYNIIGAWPELRELKEHDLPAARDRLVERMAEYQAFSGYRVIVVFDAYYVQGTEKKYKNHKVEVIFTKENETADERIEKLAISLNNRRTQIHVATSDYTEQWAIFGQGALRKSARELLIEMSSVEKGIEKKVKKIQEKRPVSKIPISSEVAEIFEKWRRGQK; the protein is encoded by the coding sequence ATGGATATCTTGCTTGTCGATGGATATAACATAATCGGGGCATGGCCGGAGCTAAGGGAATTAAAGGAACATGATTTACCCGCGGCTAGGGACCGCTTAGTAGAAAGGATGGCAGAATACCAAGCTTTTTCAGGCTATCGCGTCATTGTTGTATTTGACGCCTACTATGTCCAAGGAACTGAGAAGAAATATAAGAATCATAAAGTAGAGGTTATTTTTACTAAAGAAAACGAGACAGCTGATGAGCGAATTGAAAAGTTGGCGATTTCTTTAAACAACCGGAGGACGCAAATACATGTGGCTACTTCCGATTATACAGAGCAATGGGCTATATTTGGACAAGGCGCACTAAGAAAATCTGCACGGGAATTGCTCATAGAGATGTCCTCGGTAGAAAAAGGAATCGAAAAAAAGGTAAAAAAAATTCAAGAAAAAAGACCAGTCTCAAAAATACCGATTAGCAGCGAAGTGGCAGAAATTTTTGAAAAATGGCGCAGAGGTCAAAAGTAA
- the rlmB gene encoding 23S rRNA (guanosine(2251)-2'-O)-methyltransferase RlmB, whose amino-acid sequence MNENKDYIIGKNPVMEALRSERDINKILIAESSQRGQMQPLIQLAKEANVIVQFVPKKKIDQISDENHQGVLAYVAAYQYAEMDDLFAAAEKKNESPFFLLLDEIEDPHNLGSIMRTADAVGAHGIIIPKRRAVGLTATVAKASTGAIEHIPVVRVTNMARTIDELKERGIWIAGTDASAKQDYRQFDGTLPLGLVIGSEGKGMGRLVRDKCDFLINLPMAGKVTSLNASVAAALLMYEVYRRRHPLEG is encoded by the coding sequence ATGAACGAAAATAAGGATTATATCATTGGGAAAAATCCTGTCATGGAGGCACTAAGGTCAGAAAGGGATATTAATAAGATTTTGATTGCAGAGTCCTCACAGCGTGGTCAAATGCAACCGTTAATTCAATTAGCAAAAGAGGCCAACGTGATTGTTCAATTTGTACCAAAGAAAAAAATTGACCAGATATCTGATGAAAATCATCAAGGAGTCCTTGCTTATGTAGCAGCATATCAATATGCAGAAATGGACGATTTATTTGCAGCTGCAGAAAAGAAAAACGAATCTCCATTCTTTTTGTTATTAGATGAAATTGAGGATCCTCATAATCTAGGTTCCATCATGAGAACTGCAGACGCAGTAGGAGCACATGGAATTATTATTCCAAAAAGAAGAGCGGTTGGCTTAACCGCAACAGTGGCAAAGGCTTCAACTGGTGCAATTGAGCATATCCCAGTTGTACGTGTCACTAATATGGCACGAACGATAGATGAATTAAAGGAACGGGGTATTTGGATAGCCGGTACCGACGCGAGTGCTAAGCAAGATTATCGCCAATTTGATGGCACGCTGCCACTTGGTCTTGTGATTGGAAGCGAAGGAAAAGGGATGGGTCGTCTGGTTAGAGATAAATGTGACTTCCTCATCAACCTGCCGATGGCTGGAAAGGTAACATCATTAAATGCGTCTGTTGCAGCAGCATTATTAATGTATGAGGTATACCGCAGGCGGCATCCTCTAGAGGGATAA
- a CDS encoding Mini-ribonuclease 3 encodes MLDYQEKVNANQLNSLALAYMGDAVYETYVRRHLLQSGKVKPNHLHREGTTYVSAKAQCHVLFRMMDENLLSEEEMAVVKRGRNAKSGTVPKNTDVQTYHYSTAFEALMGFLYLTENTERLEELIVKSFEFVEERKEEQVNERK; translated from the coding sequence ATGCTTGATTATCAAGAAAAAGTAAATGCCAATCAGTTGAATAGTCTTGCCTTGGCTTATATGGGTGACGCTGTCTATGAGACATACGTCAGACGTCACCTCCTGCAAAGCGGGAAGGTAAAGCCTAATCATCTACACCGCGAGGGAACAACATATGTTTCCGCAAAGGCACAATGCCACGTACTATTTCGAATGATGGATGAAAACCTCCTGTCAGAGGAGGAAATGGCGGTAGTCAAGCGTGGGCGAAACGCCAAATCAGGGACTGTACCTAAAAACACAGATGTTCAAACGTATCATTATAGCACTGCATTTGAAGCTTTAATGGGTTTTTTATACCTAACAGAGAATACAGAACGATTAGAAGAACTTATCGTAAAGTCATTTGAGTTTGTTGAGGAAAGAAAGGAGGAACAAGTGAATGAACGAAAATAA
- the cysS gene encoding cysteine--tRNA ligase encodes MTIQLYNTLTRKKEEFVPLEEGKVKMYVCGPTVYNYIHIGNARPAIVFDTVRRYFEYRGYDIQYVSNFTDVDDKLIRAANQLGEDVPTIANRFIEAYFEDVSALGCKKADIHPRVMENMDIIIDFIDQLVKKGYAYESEGDVYFRTRKFDDYGKLSHQSIDDLQVGARIEVGEKKQDDMDFALWKAAKEGEIFWESPWGIGRPGWHIECSAMAKKYLGETIDIHAGGQDLTFPHHENEIAQSEALTGKTFARYWMHNGYINIDNEKMSKSLGNFVLVHDIIKAHNPQVLRFFMLSVHYRNPINYSEELLESTKAAYERLTTSYQNLQHRKESSTNLTNNNQEWLEKIEALQDEFIKAMDDDFNTAKAISVLFDLSKLANYYLLEKNTSVEVIDKFTQQFNELFNVLGLTFEATELLDEEIDALIEKRIQARKERNFQLSDQIRDQLKEMNIILEDTPQGTRWKRG; translated from the coding sequence ATGACCATACAACTGTATAATACGCTAACCCGTAAAAAAGAAGAATTTGTCCCGCTCGAAGAAGGAAAAGTAAAAATGTATGTTTGTGGTCCGACTGTCTATAATTATATTCATATCGGTAATGCTCGTCCGGCAATCGTTTTTGATACCGTTCGCCGTTATTTTGAATACCGTGGCTATGACATACAATATGTATCGAACTTTACAGATGTAGACGATAAATTAATCCGTGCTGCTAATCAGCTTGGAGAGGATGTTCCAACCATAGCAAATCGTTTCATCGAAGCTTACTTTGAAGATGTATCTGCATTAGGCTGCAAAAAAGCGGATATCCATCCACGTGTCATGGAAAATATGGATATTATTATTGACTTTATTGATCAACTGGTCAAAAAGGGTTACGCCTATGAATCTGAAGGAGATGTTTATTTCCGAACAAGGAAGTTTGACGATTATGGAAAGCTCTCACATCAATCAATCGATGACCTTCAAGTTGGGGCTCGAATTGAAGTGGGTGAGAAGAAACAAGATGATATGGACTTTGCCTTATGGAAAGCGGCAAAAGAAGGAGAAATCTTTTGGGAAAGTCCTTGGGGTATTGGACGCCCTGGCTGGCATATCGAGTGCTCGGCAATGGCAAAGAAATACCTAGGGGAAACAATCGATATTCATGCTGGCGGACAAGATTTAACGTTCCCGCACCATGAAAATGAAATAGCCCAATCGGAGGCACTTACTGGAAAAACCTTTGCCCGTTACTGGATGCACAATGGGTATATTAATATCGATAATGAAAAAATGTCTAAATCGCTTGGAAACTTTGTTCTAGTACATGACATTATAAAGGCGCATAATCCGCAAGTTTTGCGATTTTTTATGCTATCCGTTCATTATCGAAATCCGATTAATTACAGTGAAGAGTTATTAGAAAGCACAAAGGCAGCTTATGAGCGATTAACAACCTCTTATCAGAATCTACAGCATCGCAAGGAATCAAGTACAAATTTAACAAATAATAATCAAGAATGGCTAGAGAAGATAGAGGCATTACAGGATGAGTTTATAAAAGCAATGGACGATGATTTCAATACAGCAAAAGCGATTTCCGTCTTATTTGATTTATCGAAGCTGGCTAATTACTACCTATTAGAAAAAAATACATCCGTAGAAGTGATTGATAAATTCACCCAACAATTTAACGAGTTATTCAATGTCCTAGGTCTGACGTTTGAAGCGACAGAATTGTTAGATGAAGAAATAGATGCGTTAATTGAAAAAAGAATTCAGGCACGAAAAGAACGTAATTTCCAGCTTTCTGATCAAATAAGGGATCAATTAAAGGAAATGAATATTATTTTAGAAGATACACCGCAAGGTACGAGATGGAAAAGAGGCTAA
- the cysE gene encoding serine O-acetyltransferase gives MFKRMREDIAVVFEQDPAARSYLEVILTYSGLHAIWAHRIAHAFFKRKFYFLARVISQISRFFTGIEIHPGAKIGRRLFIDHGMGVVIGETCEIGDNVTVFQGVTLGGTGKEKGKRHPTIKDNALIATGAKVLGSITIGENSKIGAGSVVLKEVPPNSTVVGVPGRVVIQDGKRIGKDLDHCDLPDPIADRIKDLQAELTELKQELIELKKERNKVNDHTTV, from the coding sequence ATGTTCAAAAGGATGAGGGAGGATATTGCGGTTGTTTTTGAACAAGATCCTGCAGCAAGGAGTTACCTAGAAGTGATTTTAACCTATTCAGGTTTACATGCAATCTGGGCCCACCGCATTGCACATGCATTCTTCAAGAGAAAGTTTTATTTTCTTGCACGGGTCATTTCTCAAATAAGTCGCTTTTTCACAGGTATTGAAATCCATCCAGGTGCAAAAATAGGCAGGAGATTATTTATTGACCACGGTATGGGGGTTGTCATAGGGGAAACTTGTGAAATTGGTGATAATGTAACGGTGTTTCAGGGAGTGACACTTGGGGGAACGGGGAAAGAGAAAGGAAAACGTCATCCCACCATTAAGGATAATGCGTTAATAGCAACAGGTGCTAAGGTGCTTGGTTCTATAACCATTGGCGAAAATTCTAAGATTGGTGCAGGATCCGTCGTATTAAAAGAAGTACCACCTAATTCAACAGTAGTTGGAGTTCCAGGACGTGTTGTGATTCAAGATGGTAAACGAATCGGCAAGGATTTAGACCATTGTGATCTTCCTGATCCTATTGCGGATCGGATTAAAGATTTACAAGCTGAACTAACTGAATTGAAACAAGAGTTAATTGAATTGAAGAAAGAAAGGAATAAAGTGAATGACCATACAACTGTATAA
- the gltX gene encoding glutamate--tRNA ligase, protein MSNEVRVRYAPSPTGHLHIGNARTALFNYLFARNQGGKFIIRIEDTDKKRNIAGGEESQLKYLKWLGMDWDESVDVGGEYGPYRQSERNDIYQTYYNQLLENGHAYKCYCTEAEIEAEREEQMERGETPHYSGKCRHLTTEERAKLASEGREPSIRIVVPEGKTYTFDDMVKGTVSFESEGMGDWVIIKKDGTPTYNFAVTVDDYLMKISHVLRGDDHISNTPKQLMVYEALGWEPPIFGHMTLIVNESRKKLSKRDESIIQFIEQYEELGYLPEALFNFITLLGWSPAGEEELYSKDEFIDIFDANRLSKSPALFDTNKLTWMNNQYMKKVEVDRVIEVSMPHLVKAGRLGENLSEEEQQWVRSLVSLLQEKMSYGAEIVELSEMFFKEEAEYEEDAKEVLSGETVPQVLKVFSEELDKMENFKADEIKTAMKAVQKSTGQKGKNLFMPIRAAVSGQTHGPDLPQTIELLGKEKVLNRIQKIIG, encoded by the coding sequence ATGTCAAATGAAGTTCGTGTAAGGTATGCTCCAAGTCCAACTGGACATTTACATATTGGAAATGCCCGTACTGCATTATTTAATTATTTATTTGCCCGCAATCAAGGTGGTAAATTTATTATCCGTATTGAGGATACAGATAAGAAGCGGAATATTGCCGGCGGAGAAGAAAGCCAATTAAAATACCTTAAGTGGCTAGGTATGGATTGGGACGAAAGTGTTGATGTCGGAGGTGAATATGGACCTTACCGTCAGTCTGAAAGAAATGATATTTATCAAACCTATTACAATCAATTACTAGAAAATGGTCATGCTTATAAATGCTACTGTACCGAGGCAGAAATTGAAGCAGAGCGAGAAGAGCAGATGGAGAGAGGAGAAACTCCTCATTATTCAGGGAAGTGCCGCCATTTAACAACTGAAGAACGTGCAAAGTTAGCAAGCGAAGGACGCGAGCCAAGCATTAGAATCGTTGTGCCGGAAGGGAAAACCTACACTTTTGATGACATGGTAAAGGGAACTGTATCCTTTGAATCTGAAGGGATGGGTGATTGGGTTATCATCAAGAAGGATGGAACACCAACTTATAATTTTGCGGTAACCGTCGATGATTATCTAATGAAAATTTCGCATGTACTTCGCGGCGATGATCACATATCCAATACTCCAAAGCAGCTAATGGTTTATGAAGCATTAGGCTGGGAGCCGCCGATCTTTGGTCACATGACCCTAATCGTGAACGAGAGTAGAAAGAAATTAAGCAAACGGGATGAATCAATTATACAATTTATCGAACAATATGAAGAATTAGGCTATCTGCCAGAGGCTTTGTTTAACTTCATTACGTTACTAGGCTGGTCTCCAGCTGGTGAAGAGGAACTTTACTCTAAAGATGAATTTATTGATATATTTGATGCGAATCGCTTATCGAAGTCACCGGCTTTATTTGATACCAATAAACTTACATGGATGAACAACCAATATATGAAAAAGGTTGAGGTTGACCGAGTTATAGAGGTATCCATGCCGCATTTAGTTAAAGCTGGACGTTTAGGTGAAAACTTGTCTGAAGAAGAGCAACAATGGGTGAGAAGTTTAGTTTCGCTTTTACAAGAAAAAATGAGCTATGGTGCAGAGATCGTCGAACTTTCCGAAATGTTCTTTAAAGAAGAAGCTGAATATGAAGAAGACGCTAAGGAAGTATTATCAGGGGAGACCGTTCCTCAAGTACTTAAGGTATTCTCTGAGGAGCTTGACAAGATGGAAAACTTTAAAGCGGACGAAATTAAGACGGCAATGAAGGCCGTTCAAAAATCCACCGGCCAAAAGGGGAAGAATCTGTTTATGCCAATTCGTGCAGCTGTTTCAGGTCAAACCCATGGACCAGATTTACCTCAAACGATTGAGCTTTTAGGAAAAGAGAAAGTTTTAAATAGAATTCAAAAAATTATTGGTTAA
- the ispF gene encoding 2-C-methyl-D-erythritol 2,4-cyclodiphosphate synthase, producing the protein MFRIGQGFDVHQLTEGRPLIIGGITIPYEKGLLGHSDADVLLHTVSDACLGAIGEGDIGRHFPDTDPNFKDADSAMLMEHVWQLVKDRGYELVNADCTIIAQKPKMAPYIQSMKERIAELLDASPEQINVKATTTEKLGFTGRGEGIASQAVVLLKKVNI; encoded by the coding sequence ATGTTTCGTATTGGACAAGGCTTTGATGTACACCAATTAACCGAGGGCAGGCCACTTATCATAGGCGGCATTACCATTCCCTATGAAAAAGGACTGCTAGGTCATTCAGATGCAGATGTATTATTACATACCGTCTCGGATGCGTGTCTTGGGGCGATTGGTGAAGGGGATATCGGCAGGCACTTTCCGGATACAGATCCAAACTTTAAGGACGCAGATTCTGCTATGCTAATGGAGCATGTATGGCAGCTTGTAAAAGATAGAGGATATGAACTGGTTAATGCAGATTGTACGATTATTGCCCAAAAGCCTAAAATGGCACCTTATATACAGTCGATGAAAGAGAGAATTGCAGAATTACTAGATGCCTCTCCTGAACAAATCAATGTAAAGGCAACAACAACAGAGAAGTTAGGCTTTACAGGGCGCGGTGAAGGAATTGCCTCACAAGCTGTCGTTTTGTTAAAAAAGGTTAACATATAG
- the ispD gene encoding 2-C-methyl-D-erythritol 4-phosphate cytidylyltransferase yields the protein MAYQVIIPAAGQGKRMGAGKNKLLLELNNIPVLIHTLRVFEEDELCQGITLAVNPLDTEEFKYLLNKYKVKKVLDLVPGGKERQDSIYNALKTIKNDGIILVHDAARPFILKEHIHRLLDTAQETGAAIIGVPAKDTMKTVGNHVVMATVERSSLWAVQTPQAFRFSILLKAYEHAKKEHFIGTDDSSLVERISHPVSMVEGDYDNIKLTTKEDLFFAQAILQKRQGSF from the coding sequence ATGGCTTATCAAGTCATTATTCCGGCCGCTGGTCAAGGGAAGAGGATGGGGGCAGGGAAAAACAAGCTTCTGTTAGAACTAAATAACATACCTGTATTAATTCATACCTTAAGGGTCTTCGAGGAAGACGAGTTGTGTCAGGGAATTACCCTAGCTGTAAACCCACTCGATACTGAGGAATTTAAATACTTGTTAAATAAGTATAAGGTGAAGAAGGTGCTAGATTTAGTTCCAGGTGGAAAAGAACGTCAGGATAGTATTTATAACGCATTGAAAACAATAAAGAACGATGGAATTATTCTTGTTCATGATGCCGCTCGTCCTTTTATTCTTAAGGAACATATTCACCGATTACTAGATACAGCGCAGGAAACAGGTGCAGCAATCATTGGAGTGCCAGCAAAAGATACCATGAAAACAGTAGGAAATCATGTGGTAATGGCAACTGTCGAAAGATCCAGCTTGTGGGCTGTTCAAACCCCACAAGCTTTTCGTTTTTCTATTCTACTTAAGGCCTATGAACATGCCAAGAAGGAACACTTTATTGGTACTGATGATTCCAGTTTGGTAGAACGAATTTCGCATCCAGTGTCAATGGTAGAGGGAGATTATGATAATATCAAGCTGACTACCAAGGAGGATTTATTTTTTGCACAAGCAATACTACAGAAAAGACAAGGGAGTTTTTAA
- a CDS encoding PIN/TRAM domain-containing protein, with product MLKRIVQACFLITGGTLGILLIPQLLKVINFDDIPIISNSYAAAIIGAIIFYLITFWAVDYVLEFIKWAEDSLVKIPVTDVIFGSLGLIFGLLVAFLIGFALNAIQVPILNAVAPILLTLLFGYLGFQVGFKKRDELLNLFGSRGKKKSGEEDADKSEGQSLKILDTSVIIDGRVADICQTGFLEGTIVIPRFVLEELQHIADSSDVLKRNRGRRGLDILNRIQKELAIKVEIYEGDFDEIQEVDSKLVKLAKITNGMLVTNDFNLNKVCELQNVSVLNINDLANAVKPVVLPGEELSVQVIKDGKEYHQGVAYLDDGTMIVVEEGREYIGKRIDVLVTSVLQTSAGRMIFAKPKLLEKAL from the coding sequence ATGTTAAAACGTATTGTTCAAGCATGCTTTCTTATAACTGGAGGTACGCTTGGAATATTGCTAATTCCACAATTGCTAAAGGTAATAAATTTCGATGACATTCCAATAATCAGTAACTCATATGCAGCGGCTATTATAGGTGCAATTATCTTTTATCTTATTACTTTTTGGGCAGTAGATTATGTACTAGAGTTTATTAAATGGGCGGAAGATTCACTGGTGAAAATCCCGGTAACAGACGTGATTTTTGGCAGTTTAGGATTGATTTTTGGTTTATTAGTTGCCTTTTTAATCGGTTTTGCTCTAAATGCCATTCAAGTACCTATTCTTAATGCTGTCGCTCCTATTTTGCTGACATTATTATTTGGTTACCTTGGGTTTCAGGTTGGATTTAAGAAAAGAGATGAGCTGTTAAATCTTTTTGGAAGCCGTGGAAAGAAGAAATCCGGAGAAGAGGACGCTGACAAGTCAGAGGGACAATCATTAAAGATCCTAGATACAAGCGTTATTATTGACGGTCGTGTCGCTGATATTTGTCAAACAGGATTCCTTGAAGGTACAATTGTAATTCCACGCTTTGTGCTTGAGGAATTACAGCATATTGCTGATTCATCCGATGTCTTAAAACGGAACCGTGGGAGACGGGGCTTGGATATTCTAAATCGAATTCAAAAGGAACTGGCAATAAAAGTTGAGATTTATGAAGGCGATTTTGATGAAATTCAAGAAGTTGACAGTAAGCTAGTGAAACTTGCGAAGATCACAAATGGAATGCTTGTTACGAATGATTTTAACCTCAATAAAGTATGTGAATTACAGAATGTTTCTGTATTAAATATTAATGATTTAGCCAATGCCGTAAAACCAGTAGTCCTGCCTGGGGAAGAGTTATCTGTACAGGTAATCAAGGATGGTAAAGAATATCACCAGGGTGTAGCATATCTTGATGATGGGACGATGATTGTGGTTGAAGAGGGAAGAGAGTATATCGGGAAAAGAATTGATGTTCTTGTAACGAGTGTTCTTCAAACCTCCGCAGGAAGAATGATCTTTGCTAAACCAAAATTATTGGAAAAGGCGCTGTAA